The Osmia bicornis bicornis chromosome 9, iOsmBic2.1, whole genome shotgun sequence genome has a segment encoding these proteins:
- the LOC114873042 gene encoding casein kinase I-like isoform X2, producing MAYESYRLAMSVAKNDFVVGGKYRLMRKIGSGSFGDIYLGINIANGEEVAVKMEPMRARHPQLLYESKLYKILHGGIGIPHIRWYGQERDYNVLVMDLLGPSLEDLFTFCSRRFTIKTVLMLADQMIGRIEYVHCKHFIHRDIKPDNFLMGIGRHCNKLFIIDFGLAKKYRDSRTRLHIMYREDKNLTGTARYASINAHLGIEQSRRDDMESFGYVLMYFNRGSLPWQGLKAATKKQKYEKISEKKMSTPVEVLCKGFPAEFAMYLNYTRGLRFEESPDYMYLRQLFRILFRTLNHQYDYTFDWTMLKQKVVVGGSSVNAGATAAGPSQATQGAQGQGQAQGQPPAQANAQSGAR from the exons ATGGCGTATGAGTCCTACCGG TTGGCGATGTCAGTAGCAAAGAATGATTTTGTCGTGGGTGGCAAATACAGGCTGATGAGGAAGATTGGTTCTGGATCCTTTGGCGACATTTACCTCGGTATCAACATCGCTAATGGCGAG GAAGTTGCTGTTAAAATGGAGCCTATGCGTGCTCGGCATCCACAACTATTATATGAATCCAAGTTATATAAAATTCTACATGGTGGTATAGGAATACCTCACATACGTTG GTATGGACAAGAAAGAGACTATAATGTACTTGTTATGGACCTTCTTGGTCCATCTCTTGAAGATCTTTTCACTTTCTGCTCGAGAAGGTTTACAATTAAAACCGTCTTAATGTTGGCAGACCAAATGATTGGCAGGATCGAATATGTTCATTGCAAACATTTTATTCATAGAGATATCAAACCAGATAATTTCCTAATGGGTATCGGTCGTCATTGTAATAAG ctgtttattattgattttgGATTAGCAAAAAAATATAGAGATAGTCGTACAAGACTACACATAATGTACCgagaagataaaaatttaacaGGCACAGCAAGGTATGCTTCGATTAATGCTCACCTTGGAATAGAACAGAGTCGTCGCGATGATATGGAGTCATTTGGTTACGTGCTTATGTATTTCAATCGAGGATCTTTGCCTTGGCAAGGACTTAAAGCTGCTACCAAAAagcagaaatatgaaaaaataagtGAGAAAAAGATGTCCACACCCGTAGAAGTTTTATGTAAG GGATTTCCTGCTGAATTCGCGatgtatttaaattatacGAGAGGTTTACGTTTCGAAGAGAGTCCAGATTACATGTATCTTCGTCAACTTTTCCGTATACTTTTTCGTACATTAAATCATCAGTATGATTACACATTTGATTGGACAATGTTAAAACAAAAAGTAGTAGTAGGGGGTAGTAGTGTTAATGCTGGAGCAACTGCAGCCGGTCCGAGTCAAGCCACTCAAGGTGCTCAGGGACAAGGACAGGCCCAAGGTCAACCGCCAGCTCAGGCCAACGCTCAATCAG GAGCACGTTAA
- the LOC114873031 gene encoding methionine--tRNA ligase, mitochondrial-like isoform X3 → MTSCSRFEKALEKLQKNPYFDKYAEKIAKYQETKPEEFLERVENQEKKLQEKKVPIHAPKARIKSLWTLPFLRRGAQSSWIHVKKNNFSHHANKKLYITTPIFYVNGAPHIGHLYSAVLADTVARFNSMLGHSVYLCTGTDEHGTKVQRAAGAANLPTIEYCNQISRQFLEMCNMFQVKYSDFIRTTEKRHEKAVHHFWNCLEKNGHIYLGKYAGWYNETEEAFVPDKEIVKEDSTTNNTTEARTESGDIVEWMEEDSYKFRLTSFKDDLIYWLKNENVVQPAVHRNVLNSYLDDLQDLSISRPIKRVPWAIPTPRDKSQTIYVWFDALVNYLTSVGYPDDSFKESWPPTIQIIGKDILKFHGIYWPAFLMAAGLEPPKQLLCHGHWTVDKYKMSKSKGNVISPFAVANDVTYDGLRYFLMRQGVVDTNSNYNSLKVPELINADLADTFGNLVNRCFGKSINPKGIIPDPVECINILKSDIALKNIKALEEVSEKAGKFYQVYHVHHVIESTMEVLHLANQMLNHHKPWVLNKSKDLNSAKEQEAVIALALESVRVAALILYPVIPNLASNLLDFLQIPIENRTWEDTKPLHLRSSLNGEKHVSRDVLFFKKIKI, encoded by the exons ATGACAAGTTGCTCGAGATTTGAGAAAGCTTTGGAAAAGCTTCAAAAAAATCCTTATTTCGACAAATATGCTGAAAAAATAGCGAAATATCAAGAAACAAAGCCAGAAGAATTTTTGGAACGTgttgaaaatcaagaaaagAAGCTGCAAGAGAAAAAAG TTCCAATTCATGCACCAAAAGCTCGTATTAAGTCTTTGTGGACATTGCCATTTTTGAGAAGAGGAGCACAATCGTCGTGGATTCAtgttaagaaaaataatttttcccaTCATgcgaataaaaaattgtatattactaCTCCTATATTTTATGTCAACGGCG CACCTCATATTGGGCACCTTTACAGTGCAGTTCTAGCAGATACTGTAGCTAGATTCAATTCTATGTTAGGACATTCCGTGTACCTGTGCACAGGTACAGATGAACATGGCACAAAAGTTCAAAGAGCTGCAGGGGCAGCGAATTTACCTACTATCGAATACTGTAATCAAATTTCACGCCAATTTCTAGAAATGTGTAATATGTTTCAAGTAAAATATTCAGATTTTATTAGAACAACTGAGAAGCGACATGAAAAAGCAGTTCATCATTTTTGG aattgtttagaaaaaaatggaCATATCTATTTAGGAAAATATGCTGGATGGTACAACGAAACGGAAGAAGCATTTGTCCCGGATAAGGAAATAGTGAAAGAGGATTCTACAACTAACAATACTACAGAAGCGCGTACAGAGTCTGGAGATATTGTAGAATGGATGGAAGAGGATTCTTATAAATTTCGGCTTACTTCCTTCAAAGATGACTTAATATATTGGTTGAAAAATG AAAACGTAGTACAACCGGCAGTACAtcgcaacgtgttaaattCTTATCTCGATGATCTGCAAGATTTAAGTATTTCCAGGCCTATCAAAAGAGTGCCCTGGGCGATTCCTACTCCTCGTGATAAATCGCAAACGATATACGTCTGGTTTGATGCATTAGTAAACTATTTAACTTCGGTAGGATATCCAGATGATTCGTTTAAAGAATCTTGGCCTCCAACTATCCag ATAATAGGGAAAGATATACTGAAATTTCATGGCATTTATTGGCCAGCATTTCTAATGGCTGCTGGTCTTGAACCACCGAAACAGCTTTTGTGTCATGGACATTGGACTGttgataaatataaaatgtccAAATCTAAAGGAAACGTGATCTCACCTTTCGCAGTTGCAAATGATGTTACATACGACGGTTTAAGATATTTTCTTATGAGACAAGGGGTAGTAGATACAAATTCGA ATTATAATTCCTTGAAAGTTCCAGAGTTAATAAATGCTGATCTTGCCGATACGTTCGGTAATTTGGTTAACCGATGTTTCGGTAAATCTATCAATCCAAAAGGGATAATACCAGACCCAGTCGAATGCATAAATATCCTCAAGTCTGACATAGCTCTTAAAAACATAAAAGCTTTAGAAGAAGTAAGCGAGAAAGCTGGGAAATTTTATCAAGTGTATCATGTACATCACGTAATAGAGAGTACTATGGAAGTGTTGCATCTTGCTAATCAAATGTTAAATCATCACAAACCATGGGTCTTAAATAAGTCCAAGGACCTTAACTCGGCCAAAGAACAAGAAGCTGTGATAGCTTTAGCTTTAGAAAGTGTACGAGTGGCTGCTTTAATATTATATCCAGTTATACCAAACTTAGCTTCCAATCTACttgattttcttcaaattcCTATAGAGAATCGTACTTGGGAAGATACGAAACCGTTGCATTTGAGAAGTTCACTGAACGGAGAGAAACACGTGTCAAGAGATGTAttgttttttaagaaaataaagattTGA
- the LOC114873031 gene encoding methionine--tRNA ligase, mitochondrial-like isoform X2: protein MFLATSNCRFYGGRSCTKSLEKKLIMTSCSRFEKALEKLQKNPYFDKYAEKIAKYQETKPEEFLERVENQEKKLQEKKVPIHAPKARIKSLWTLPFLRRGAQSSWIHVKKNNFSHHANKKLYITTPIFYVNGAPHIGHLYSAVLADTVARFNSMLGHSVYLCTGTDEHGTKVQRAAGAANLPTIEYCNQISRQFLEMCNMFQVKYSDFIRTTEKRHEKAVHHFWNCLEKNGHIYLGKYAGWYNETEEAFVPDKEIVKEDSTTNNTTEARTESGDIVEWMEEDSYKFRLTSFKDDLIYWLKNENVVQPAVHRNVLNSYLDDLQDLSISRPIKRVPWAIPTPRDKSQTIYVWFDALVNYLTSVGYPDDSFKESWPPTIQIIGKDILKFHGIYWPAFLMAAGLEPPKQLLCHGHWTVDKYKMSKSKGNVISPFAVANDVTYDGLRYFLMRQGVVDTNSNYNSLKVPELINADLADTFGNLVNRCFGKSINPKGIIPDPVECINILKSDIALKNIKALEEVSEKAGKFYQVYHVHHVIESTMEVLHLANQMLNHHKPWVLNKSKDLNSAKEQEAVIALALESVRVAALILYPVIPNLASNLLDFLQIPIENRTWEDTKPLHLRSSLNGEKHVSRDVLFFKKIKI from the exons ATGTTTTTAGCGACATCTAATTGTAGATTTTATGGAGGAAGAAGTt GTACAAAAAGTCTTGAAAAGAAACTTATCATGACAAGTTGCTCGAGATTTGAGAAAGCTTTGGAAAAGCTTCAAAAAAATCCTTATTTCGACAAATATGCTGAAAAAATAGCGAAATATCAAGAAACAAAGCCAGAAGAATTTTTGGAACGTgttgaaaatcaagaaaagAAGCTGCAAGAGAAAAAAG TTCCAATTCATGCACCAAAAGCTCGTATTAAGTCTTTGTGGACATTGCCATTTTTGAGAAGAGGAGCACAATCGTCGTGGATTCAtgttaagaaaaataatttttcccaTCATgcgaataaaaaattgtatattactaCTCCTATATTTTATGTCAACGGCG CACCTCATATTGGGCACCTTTACAGTGCAGTTCTAGCAGATACTGTAGCTAGATTCAATTCTATGTTAGGACATTCCGTGTACCTGTGCACAGGTACAGATGAACATGGCACAAAAGTTCAAAGAGCTGCAGGGGCAGCGAATTTACCTACTATCGAATACTGTAATCAAATTTCACGCCAATTTCTAGAAATGTGTAATATGTTTCAAGTAAAATATTCAGATTTTATTAGAACAACTGAGAAGCGACATGAAAAAGCAGTTCATCATTTTTGG aattgtttagaaaaaaatggaCATATCTATTTAGGAAAATATGCTGGATGGTACAACGAAACGGAAGAAGCATTTGTCCCGGATAAGGAAATAGTGAAAGAGGATTCTACAACTAACAATACTACAGAAGCGCGTACAGAGTCTGGAGATATTGTAGAATGGATGGAAGAGGATTCTTATAAATTTCGGCTTACTTCCTTCAAAGATGACTTAATATATTGGTTGAAAAATG AAAACGTAGTACAACCGGCAGTACAtcgcaacgtgttaaattCTTATCTCGATGATCTGCAAGATTTAAGTATTTCCAGGCCTATCAAAAGAGTGCCCTGGGCGATTCCTACTCCTCGTGATAAATCGCAAACGATATACGTCTGGTTTGATGCATTAGTAAACTATTTAACTTCGGTAGGATATCCAGATGATTCGTTTAAAGAATCTTGGCCTCCAACTATCCag ATAATAGGGAAAGATATACTGAAATTTCATGGCATTTATTGGCCAGCATTTCTAATGGCTGCTGGTCTTGAACCACCGAAACAGCTTTTGTGTCATGGACATTGGACTGttgataaatataaaatgtccAAATCTAAAGGAAACGTGATCTCACCTTTCGCAGTTGCAAATGATGTTACATACGACGGTTTAAGATATTTTCTTATGAGACAAGGGGTAGTAGATACAAATTCGA ATTATAATTCCTTGAAAGTTCCAGAGTTAATAAATGCTGATCTTGCCGATACGTTCGGTAATTTGGTTAACCGATGTTTCGGTAAATCTATCAATCCAAAAGGGATAATACCAGACCCAGTCGAATGCATAAATATCCTCAAGTCTGACATAGCTCTTAAAAACATAAAAGCTTTAGAAGAAGTAAGCGAGAAAGCTGGGAAATTTTATCAAGTGTATCATGTACATCACGTAATAGAGAGTACTATGGAAGTGTTGCATCTTGCTAATCAAATGTTAAATCATCACAAACCATGGGTCTTAAATAAGTCCAAGGACCTTAACTCGGCCAAAGAACAAGAAGCTGTGATAGCTTTAGCTTTAGAAAGTGTACGAGTGGCTGCTTTAATATTATATCCAGTTATACCAAACTTAGCTTCCAATCTACttgattttcttcaaattcCTATAGAGAATCGTACTTGGGAAGATACGAAACCGTTGCATTTGAGAAGTTCACTGAACGGAGAGAAACACGTGTCAAGAGATGTAttgttttttaagaaaataaagattTGA
- the LOC114873038 gene encoding dopamine receptor 1 isoform X1, which produces MILPQNNLTDGEEDLPEDAFSLLSVLLVGFLFLILIFLSVAGNILVCVAIYTDRGLRRIGNLFLASLAIADLFVGCLVMTFAGVNDLLGYWVFGPRFCDTWIAFDVMCSTASILNLCAISLDRYIHIKDPLRYGRWVTRRVAVAGIAIVWLLAGLISFVPISLGLHRADEPVIYDDGKEEHPTCALDLTPTYAVVSSSISFYVPCIVMLGIYCRLYCYAQKHVKSIRAVTKLPDTSMAKSFRAKSTRNKPPKPQTKTKPTSPYHVSDHKAAITVGVIMGVFLICWVPFFCVNIVAAYCKTCISVRAFQVLTWLGYSNSAFNPIIYSIFNTEFREAFKRILTRGARSRGNQPSTSECGEFRSVVVQKRNGSMIECNISPRSSADSCQVGIMAQRHRDTIVSAI; this is translated from the exons ATGATTCTACCCCAG AATAACCTGACAGACGGGGAAGAAGATCTGCCTGAAGACGCTTTCTCGCTGTTGTCGGTGCTTCTAGTTG GATTTCTCTTCCTGATCTTGATATTTTTATCCGTCGCGGGGAACATTCTGGTCTGCGTGGCGATTTACACGGACCGCGGGTTACGGAGGATAGGAAACCTCTTCCTGGCCTCCCTCGCGATCGCCGATCTATTCGTCGGTTGTCTGGTTATGACGTTCGCCGGTGTGAACGATCTACTCGGCTATTGGGTATTTGGTCCGCGATTCTGCGATACATGGATCGCATTCGACGTTATGTGCAGCACTGCCTCCATTCTCAACCTTTGCGCAATCTCCCTCGATCGTTACATTCACATCAAGGATCCTCTCAG ATACGGTCGTTGGGTAACGAGAAGAGTCGCGGTAGCTGGGATAGCTATCGTCTGGTTGCTCGCAGGACTCATATCCTTCGTACCGATCAGCCTAGGCCTTCACCGTGCAGACGAACCCGTAATCTACGACGACGGTAAAGAG GAACACCCTACGTGCGCCTTAGACCTTACACCCACCTACGCGGTAGTCTCTTCTTCCATATCTTTTTACGTGCCCTGCATCGTAATGCTAGGGATTTATTGCAG GCTCTACTGCTACGCACAGAAACACGTGAAAAGCATCCGAGCAGTAACGAAACTGCCAGACACCTCGATGGCCAAGAGTTTTCGCGCGAAGAGTACACGCAACAAGCCGCCGAAACCGCAAACGAAAACGAAGCCGACTAGTCCCTATCACGTGTCCGATCACAAAGCCGCCATTACCGTTGGCGTCATTATGGGTGTTTTCTTAATATGCTGGGTACCCTTTTTCTGCGTAAATATCGTCGCCGCATATTGCAAAACCTGCATATCAGTTCGAGCATTCCAA GTACTCACTTGGCTCGGCTACAGCAACTCGGCCTTCAACCCGATCATCTACAGCATCTTCAACACAGAGTTCCGGGAAGCGTTCAAGAGAATCCTGACGAGGGGTGCACGAAGTCGGGGAAATCAACCGTCGACCAGCGAATGTGGTGAATTCCGTTCTGTAGTCGTACAAAAACGAAACGGGTCTAtgatcgaatgtaatattagCCCGAGATCAAGCGCGGACAGTTGTCAAGTTGGAATAATGGCGCAAAGACACCGCGATACTATAGTCAGCGCGATATAA
- the LOC114873038 gene encoding dopamine receptor 1 isoform X2, producing the protein MILPQNNLTDGEEDLPEDAFSLLSVLLVGFLFLILIFLSVAGNILVCVAIYTDRGLRRIGNLFLASLAIADLFVGCLVMTFAGVNDLLGYWVFGPRFCDTWIAFDVMCSTASILNLCAISLDRYIHIKDPLRYGRWVTRRVAVAGIAIVWLLAGLISFVPISLGLHRADEPVIYDDGKEEHPTCALDLTPTYAVVSSSISFYVPCIVMLGIYCRLYCYAQKHVKSIRAVTKLPDTSMAKSFRAKSTRNKPPKPQTKTKPTSPYHVSDHKAAITVGVIMGVFLICWVPFFCVNIVAAYCKTCISVRAFQVLTWLGYSNSAFNPIIYSIFNTEFREAFKRILTRGARSRGNQPSTSECGFL; encoded by the exons ATGATTCTACCCCAG AATAACCTGACAGACGGGGAAGAAGATCTGCCTGAAGACGCTTTCTCGCTGTTGTCGGTGCTTCTAGTTG GATTTCTCTTCCTGATCTTGATATTTTTATCCGTCGCGGGGAACATTCTGGTCTGCGTGGCGATTTACACGGACCGCGGGTTACGGAGGATAGGAAACCTCTTCCTGGCCTCCCTCGCGATCGCCGATCTATTCGTCGGTTGTCTGGTTATGACGTTCGCCGGTGTGAACGATCTACTCGGCTATTGGGTATTTGGTCCGCGATTCTGCGATACATGGATCGCATTCGACGTTATGTGCAGCACTGCCTCCATTCTCAACCTTTGCGCAATCTCCCTCGATCGTTACATTCACATCAAGGATCCTCTCAG ATACGGTCGTTGGGTAACGAGAAGAGTCGCGGTAGCTGGGATAGCTATCGTCTGGTTGCTCGCAGGACTCATATCCTTCGTACCGATCAGCCTAGGCCTTCACCGTGCAGACGAACCCGTAATCTACGACGACGGTAAAGAG GAACACCCTACGTGCGCCTTAGACCTTACACCCACCTACGCGGTAGTCTCTTCTTCCATATCTTTTTACGTGCCCTGCATCGTAATGCTAGGGATTTATTGCAG GCTCTACTGCTACGCACAGAAACACGTGAAAAGCATCCGAGCAGTAACGAAACTGCCAGACACCTCGATGGCCAAGAGTTTTCGCGCGAAGAGTACACGCAACAAGCCGCCGAAACCGCAAACGAAAACGAAGCCGACTAGTCCCTATCACGTGTCCGATCACAAAGCCGCCATTACCGTTGGCGTCATTATGGGTGTTTTCTTAATATGCTGGGTACCCTTTTTCTGCGTAAATATCGTCGCCGCATATTGCAAAACCTGCATATCAGTTCGAGCATTCCAA GTACTCACTTGGCTCGGCTACAGCAACTCGGCCTTCAACCCGATCATCTACAGCATCTTCAACACAGAGTTCCGGGAAGCGTTCAAGAGAATCCTGACGAGGGGTGCACGAAGTCGGGGAAATCAACCGTCGACCAGCGAATGTG gTTTTTTATAA
- the LOC114873042 gene encoding casein kinase I-like isoform X1, producing MAYESYRLAMSVAKNDFVVGGKYRLMRKIGSGSFGDIYLGINIANGEEVAVKMEPMRARHPQLLYESKLYKILHGGIGIPHIRWYGQERDYNVLVMDLLGPSLEDLFTFCSRRFTIKTVLMLADQMIGRIEYVHCKHFIHRDIKPDNFLMGIGRHCNKVLFIIDFGLAKKYRDSRTRLHIMYREDKNLTGTARYASINAHLGIEQSRRDDMESFGYVLMYFNRGSLPWQGLKAATKKQKYEKISEKKMSTPVEVLCKGFPAEFAMYLNYTRGLRFEESPDYMYLRQLFRILFRTLNHQYDYTFDWTMLKQKVVVGGSSVNAGATAAGPSQATQGAQGQGQAQGQPPAQANAQSGAR from the exons ATGGCGTATGAGTCCTACCGG TTGGCGATGTCAGTAGCAAAGAATGATTTTGTCGTGGGTGGCAAATACAGGCTGATGAGGAAGATTGGTTCTGGATCCTTTGGCGACATTTACCTCGGTATCAACATCGCTAATGGCGAG GAAGTTGCTGTTAAAATGGAGCCTATGCGTGCTCGGCATCCACAACTATTATATGAATCCAAGTTATATAAAATTCTACATGGTGGTATAGGAATACCTCACATACGTTG GTATGGACAAGAAAGAGACTATAATGTACTTGTTATGGACCTTCTTGGTCCATCTCTTGAAGATCTTTTCACTTTCTGCTCGAGAAGGTTTACAATTAAAACCGTCTTAATGTTGGCAGACCAAATGATTGGCAGGATCGAATATGTTCATTGCAAACATTTTATTCATAGAGATATCAAACCAGATAATTTCCTAATGGGTATCGGTCGTCATTGTAATAAGGTA ctgtttattattgattttgGATTAGCAAAAAAATATAGAGATAGTCGTACAAGACTACACATAATGTACCgagaagataaaaatttaacaGGCACAGCAAGGTATGCTTCGATTAATGCTCACCTTGGAATAGAACAGAGTCGTCGCGATGATATGGAGTCATTTGGTTACGTGCTTATGTATTTCAATCGAGGATCTTTGCCTTGGCAAGGACTTAAAGCTGCTACCAAAAagcagaaatatgaaaaaataagtGAGAAAAAGATGTCCACACCCGTAGAAGTTTTATGTAAG GGATTTCCTGCTGAATTCGCGatgtatttaaattatacGAGAGGTTTACGTTTCGAAGAGAGTCCAGATTACATGTATCTTCGTCAACTTTTCCGTATACTTTTTCGTACATTAAATCATCAGTATGATTACACATTTGATTGGACAATGTTAAAACAAAAAGTAGTAGTAGGGGGTAGTAGTGTTAATGCTGGAGCAACTGCAGCCGGTCCGAGTCAAGCCACTCAAGGTGCTCAGGGACAAGGACAGGCCCAAGGTCAACCGCCAGCTCAGGCCAACGCTCAATCAG GAGCACGTTAA
- the LOC114873031 gene encoding methionine--tRNA ligase, mitochondrial-like isoform X1: MAFLSHKAVRLFSPASIINVVIGTKSLEKKLIMTSCSRFEKALEKLQKNPYFDKYAEKIAKYQETKPEEFLERVENQEKKLQEKKVPIHAPKARIKSLWTLPFLRRGAQSSWIHVKKNNFSHHANKKLYITTPIFYVNGAPHIGHLYSAVLADTVARFNSMLGHSVYLCTGTDEHGTKVQRAAGAANLPTIEYCNQISRQFLEMCNMFQVKYSDFIRTTEKRHEKAVHHFWNCLEKNGHIYLGKYAGWYNETEEAFVPDKEIVKEDSTTNNTTEARTESGDIVEWMEEDSYKFRLTSFKDDLIYWLKNENVVQPAVHRNVLNSYLDDLQDLSISRPIKRVPWAIPTPRDKSQTIYVWFDALVNYLTSVGYPDDSFKESWPPTIQIIGKDILKFHGIYWPAFLMAAGLEPPKQLLCHGHWTVDKYKMSKSKGNVISPFAVANDVTYDGLRYFLMRQGVVDTNSNYNSLKVPELINADLADTFGNLVNRCFGKSINPKGIIPDPVECINILKSDIALKNIKALEEVSEKAGKFYQVYHVHHVIESTMEVLHLANQMLNHHKPWVLNKSKDLNSAKEQEAVIALALESVRVAALILYPVIPNLASNLLDFLQIPIENRTWEDTKPLHLRSSLNGEKHVSRDVLFFKKIKI, translated from the exons ATGGCATTTCTTTCTCACAAAGCAGTACGATTGTTTTCGCCAGCGTCTATAATAAATGTTGTTATAGGTACAAAAAGTCTTGAAAAGAAACTTATCATGACAAGTTGCTCGAGATTTGAGAAAGCTTTGGAAAAGCTTCAAAAAAATCCTTATTTCGACAAATATGCTGAAAAAATAGCGAAATATCAAGAAACAAAGCCAGAAGAATTTTTGGAACGTgttgaaaatcaagaaaagAAGCTGCAAGAGAAAAAAG TTCCAATTCATGCACCAAAAGCTCGTATTAAGTCTTTGTGGACATTGCCATTTTTGAGAAGAGGAGCACAATCGTCGTGGATTCAtgttaagaaaaataatttttcccaTCATgcgaataaaaaattgtatattactaCTCCTATATTTTATGTCAACGGCG CACCTCATATTGGGCACCTTTACAGTGCAGTTCTAGCAGATACTGTAGCTAGATTCAATTCTATGTTAGGACATTCCGTGTACCTGTGCACAGGTACAGATGAACATGGCACAAAAGTTCAAAGAGCTGCAGGGGCAGCGAATTTACCTACTATCGAATACTGTAATCAAATTTCACGCCAATTTCTAGAAATGTGTAATATGTTTCAAGTAAAATATTCAGATTTTATTAGAACAACTGAGAAGCGACATGAAAAAGCAGTTCATCATTTTTGG aattgtttagaaaaaaatggaCATATCTATTTAGGAAAATATGCTGGATGGTACAACGAAACGGAAGAAGCATTTGTCCCGGATAAGGAAATAGTGAAAGAGGATTCTACAACTAACAATACTACAGAAGCGCGTACAGAGTCTGGAGATATTGTAGAATGGATGGAAGAGGATTCTTATAAATTTCGGCTTACTTCCTTCAAAGATGACTTAATATATTGGTTGAAAAATG AAAACGTAGTACAACCGGCAGTACAtcgcaacgtgttaaattCTTATCTCGATGATCTGCAAGATTTAAGTATTTCCAGGCCTATCAAAAGAGTGCCCTGGGCGATTCCTACTCCTCGTGATAAATCGCAAACGATATACGTCTGGTTTGATGCATTAGTAAACTATTTAACTTCGGTAGGATATCCAGATGATTCGTTTAAAGAATCTTGGCCTCCAACTATCCag ATAATAGGGAAAGATATACTGAAATTTCATGGCATTTATTGGCCAGCATTTCTAATGGCTGCTGGTCTTGAACCACCGAAACAGCTTTTGTGTCATGGACATTGGACTGttgataaatataaaatgtccAAATCTAAAGGAAACGTGATCTCACCTTTCGCAGTTGCAAATGATGTTACATACGACGGTTTAAGATATTTTCTTATGAGACAAGGGGTAGTAGATACAAATTCGA ATTATAATTCCTTGAAAGTTCCAGAGTTAATAAATGCTGATCTTGCCGATACGTTCGGTAATTTGGTTAACCGATGTTTCGGTAAATCTATCAATCCAAAAGGGATAATACCAGACCCAGTCGAATGCATAAATATCCTCAAGTCTGACATAGCTCTTAAAAACATAAAAGCTTTAGAAGAAGTAAGCGAGAAAGCTGGGAAATTTTATCAAGTGTATCATGTACATCACGTAATAGAGAGTACTATGGAAGTGTTGCATCTTGCTAATCAAATGTTAAATCATCACAAACCATGGGTCTTAAATAAGTCCAAGGACCTTAACTCGGCCAAAGAACAAGAAGCTGTGATAGCTTTAGCTTTAGAAAGTGTACGAGTGGCTGCTTTAATATTATATCCAGTTATACCAAACTTAGCTTCCAATCTACttgattttcttcaaattcCTATAGAGAATCGTACTTGGGAAGATACGAAACCGTTGCATTTGAGAAGTTCACTGAACGGAGAGAAACACGTGTCAAGAGATGTAttgttttttaagaaaataaagattTGA